The genomic stretch GGATTGGGAGAGAATTTGCAAGAGtgattttggctatcaaaagcttatAAAGAAATTTTTGCAAGGTGAGTTTGGCTATCAAAAGTTTGTCAAATAAATGAGaggagacctctatttatagaattggaaatgagagtagtggcaaattggtaatTGTCTTTTAgagattaatttgaatttaattggtaaaAATGAGATTAAAATGGGGTTTATGAAggcaattaattatgttaatgaTGTGGAATGTTGGTGATGATAAAAAATGATCAAAAAAATGGGATTGGTCTAAAAAATGATCAAGTGGTGCACATGTCATCAACTGAGGGTGTATGATAGAATTTAATCATGATGAGGTATGCAATTATGAGATCAAGAATATTTTCCCAATAAATGAAAATGGTGCCAAATATCACTAAACTTGAGAATTGCTCTTTTTGGCCAGATtttctgcatgaaatcgatttaacCTGGAGTGAAATTGATTTCCCACTGCTCAAAGTGAAATCCTGGCAAAAATGCAGCATGGAAATTGATTTACTCCAGATGGAAACCGATTTACACAGTGAAAAATGGCCAAAAAGCCCTGTTGGTTGGATGCTttgacttgatacctacaaaacacaaacatacaaaagggACAAAGAAATatgtttggtattttggttagtataacataTACAAGCTAAACAAATCACattgcttgatggtccctcttaaaGATGAGGCGAGCACAACACCAAAGACAAAACTTCACGAtggagctcttgattaatgattgagatgcaaatgatgtatgtcTTAGGGTTAAacattggggtatgacactgtcTTTTTGAGTTTTATCTATCTTAAGGTTGGAGGTTTGTCTAGGGGAGTTTCGTCATAATTTGTCATGCAATGTTGTGGTAAATCTAGTTAGTGCGGAATGATAAATAGTTTTGTGTTTCGTCATCAAATAAGAAAGAGGCGGAGGATAATAACATTTATTTGgcttgaaatcaattttttttattagaggTATAAATAAAATACCACATTattaagaagaagaaaatgaacaaatCAGATAAgcttgaaaatattttcaaatttcactATCTAACTCGAGAACTCGGCTACAATACGACACAACACGTAAAGAAAAAGTGAAACACGGAACAAATTTGGATAATTAGTAAGACTATAAAATTGACTAATATAATACTACTTTCGTTCCttttataagagacaattcacttttctaaatttattgaataattaatgtatctagttaATATACATATTAGAAAGTGAACAAAAAGTTTTAATAATATCATTGCCATTTGTGGTATATAATCCCATATATAAAAACAAAGCATATTTATTTGtacaaatataatatttataatgtaTAACATTTGTGACATGTAATCCTTTTTAAACCACAGTGGTACTAGTGTTTTCATTGAAGTGTATACGTCATATTTAGTCAAAGTTCATGGAATTGAGTTGGGTTAAACTGAATAATAAGCATTGTTTCAGACTCGGGATATTCATAAAGGATGAAACCTACAGCATATAACAGGAATTTGGCAAGTCAGTCACTAAATCATCCTTTCCTGAGGCTTCCCTCACCTCCGAGGGTAAGCTCCTATGAATCTGATTTTTTAAACAAGAACAAgcataaatatagtttttttgtacaaatataatatttataatgtaTAACATTTGTGATATGTAATCCTTTTTTAAACCACAATGGTACTAGTGGGTTAAACTAAATAATGAGCATAAATATGGAATTGAGTGGGTTAAATTGAACACTACTAGTAATATGTgcgttaaattgatttttttacatGATTATACAAGTACCCGAAATTAATGATgattaaaataagaaaatgttAACGAGTGTTTTATGAATATTCATTTAGagatcattaaaaaaataaatatttttataaatatttgtatttaaaatattgtaattaaaataataaccTTCTCcaaactcatcatcttcttccaaaTTACAAAAGTTTAcacatttattttctctttctctctattttcCTAACAtttaaaaatcttttaaaaaaattgatcatAGAATTAAATTGACAAAAAACTAGATCAAGGTTTGTGAGTGGTTTAATGATTTTAATCACTTCAAATGTATCACTCTTATCTTCCATTACCCATCTCAGAAGGATTAATGTTTTtgcatattaaatttaaaaaaaattaaaattcttattatgtgaatataattgaattttgaGGAATTACATTTGAAGTGAAGTTTTGTTTCAAAATACATGTATAGTTGATTTAAAGGACAAATGGAAGAAAGATGTAGGACTTGCTGCAACTCAAATGAAAATATGGTGGTGGAAGTAACGAAGCAGGGATGTTGGATTGGCCAAATTAAAATCAAGATATAGCAAAACAGTGTTGGATGAGCAGTTACAAACTTATGATATGGAGTAATGATATTTActagaaaagataaaatattgaagatacaaaagagaTCAGATATAGTGTAGTAAGGTGTAATAATAAGATATAGACCTATTAAATCTCTAGTAAAATTGGATGGTACACCAATGAGAGACTAAGTTGAGCCCTCACCCTAAAAGCcaccatttttttatttagaattcTTAAAGAATCATCAGAGATACTCATTACcataactttaaaataataatttcataTGTACTTTCTTAAGTGATACTAAGCAAATATGTAATATAGACAACCTTTGAagagtaaataaaaaatatttacacacaaataattattttatatattaaattgaaTTTGTAGATCAGTCAAAGATTTCTTCAAATAGTATCTTATATTTTATTACTACCTTATAAAATAGTggtatttttatttcttatttttaaataaatgaggaGTAGAAGTTTATATTATTAGATCATAAAACCGCTTTAAAAATTTATAAGGTGCTTTTACTcaagtggaagtggagaattctaaCGGAGGACAATGCTTTATGGAGTAGTTTTATTAAAGTTAGATATGAAGAGCCGAAATTAAAAGTGCAAGGAAAAGGTGTGGAAGGATCTAAATCGAAAGATTCTTTGTGGTGGAGGGACGTTATGGCTAATGATGTGAAGACAAAAGCAAGTGTCGAAGGGTTTATGAGTAACATTAGATGCTCATCTAATAATGGAACTAGTATTTTGTTTTTGTCGAGTCTTTGGTGTGGGGACCAACCTCTCTGCTCCTCTGTGCCGGATCTTTATGAAGCTTCTTCAAATAAATTATGTATTATTGCCAATTCTTTTTGCAGGTCTGATGAAGGTATTAGGTGACTGCCCACTGTTTTCATGGGTATAGAAGACGTTGTAGCTGTGTGTGCTTCCAATACACTTTTAATGAATCAATGGCAGCTTCTTTTGGCCTTGTTGGATTCGGTTCAAGCAGGGGAAAGTGGGGAGGATAGGTTCGTGTGGAAGCTGAACCCAAGTGGGTTTTTTTCGGTGGCAAGTATTACTGCTATGTGTTCTCGCGCTAAGCAAAGTGCTTGGCAGCCTCTAACGGTGAGGTATTTAAAAATTTTGTGGAGTTTGGACCTTCCGTTACGGATCGCGATTTTTGCTTGGAGATTTTTCTCATCCAGGCTCCCTATTATTGACTCATTGATTGCTAGAGGGATGGATAATATTCCTAATTTGAGCTGTGTTTTTTGCGGGGTCAATCTGGAGTCTCTTACGCATGTATTTTTCGATTGTTAAGTATCGAAGAATGTGTGGGAGTGAGTTTATACTTGGTTAGGTGATGAAGTTCAGTTTTCTTTACAAGAACTCAAAGAGTTTCTTGTCATTCAAGACAAGGTTAAGAAAGCAAAAGAAAAGGTGAAGATTAATTTCGTTTGGATTTCCTTAATATGGAGCTTATGGATTATGCGTAATTCTATTATCTTCGAGCAAGCTTCATTTAGCTTTGAAACGATGGCATATAATGTAATGTTTTTATCTTGGAGTTGGTTAGCTAGAATAAGTGTGTCACATTCTTTTTCTAGTTTCTATGAGTGGTACAAGTTACCGCTTAGTTGTTTCGGGAATTTGTGAtctgttgtaagggttgcacccctagtgcgatttcttaatctcatttgctttaaaaaaaaacttataaaattaatagttttaaaaatatttaataaaaaaaggcAAATCATATTTGTCCATGTATTATTAGAAATCTTTATTACATAGAAATTTGTTCATTATAATTAGGTATTACAATTACCACCCGGTCCTCCAAATTGAAGAGAATATCCCTGATTTCTTTTTTTATCTTTATAATTTGCAATTCCATAGCAATTAGGAGCATCATTATAACTTTCTACCGTAAATGGTAGAGGATCAAAATGGTTTCTAACTATATCCAAATATTTTACAAACCTAAAATAAGATGCATGTGTGAAGTCACTGTCAGGTTTGTGTCCGGAACCCATTGTAGGGCTATTAGTACCCGCAGGAGTTACAGTATATCCACCAAATCCCACTTCTTCAGCTCCGTCCAATATGAAGAATAAAGCCGCAGGAAAGTATCCAATATCCTTATCCATCACTTTTAACCACCAATTGCCTACATTATCCTGAACACCGCAACATTTTATATTGTCAGTATATTTCCATTAAactctatttttaaatttaaattatacgTAAAGAGATGAGTTTGTAAAGAGATGAGTTTACTCGTGAAATTTGAAGGGGCACTTCAATTATCTCTCCACCATAAGTAGATGTTTTAGATACACGCCCACCAAAGGTGTATGATCTGTCAACCTGAATGAAACCCTTGCATAGCATATTGAAGCATCCATTTTTACCTGACTGTAGTTTTTTAATATCatgtttagtattttaattttctaataaaattacatataaaaattaagattaaaaaatattaaaaatattaataataataataataataaaattatccaTAACCATTTATGTGAAAGAAGTGTTCTGATTTACCAATTTGAAAAAATTTGGTAGAGTTATCCATAAACATTTAACACTTAAACtatttcataaataaaaatatataataacataAAATGAAGTTAGATAATTAGTTTAAGATACAATCCTTAAATGTTTGTGATGAGTAGAAAAATTGTTACTtatgtaaaataatttatatactaataataattgaatagctaaattaatatataaatttttactTACCGTCCAAAACGAAAATAAATGTGTTTGATCGTCATTATATAATTCTGGAAATACCtaacataaaatatgaaataaattagaaaataatTCATAAGTCTTCAAATTCATTTAAAGATAAAATTTATATCTATATATACAACCATATTTTTTAGAATAAACAAaaattagaatgataaaataaatataaactcACATGCCATCCGACCGAGATTTTATTAAGATCATTTCCTCCCCCACTTCGAACATATAAAGAACTTGCACTTGATTGGCCTTTATAAACTTTTGGATTCCAAACACTAGTAGTTCCACTAACTCCATAATAAGGAGAACCCACTGTTGAAAGATATATGCGAGAAAACTACAATGCCAGTAGATttacataataataaaataaagataagatATGTTGATTATACAAATAaattaagaaatttaaaatataattatggcttaaatgcatttttggtctctataagttagcgagttttttatttttgtcatcaaagtttttttttttggtttgaatccctatatttcactttcgcggtcgttttagtccctaaaatcaaaatcctcatGAAACCTGCATATTTTTCTATGAATTttagctttagggactaaacctcaagcaaaaaatAAGATATAggtattcaaacaaaaaaaatttacagggacgaaaataaaaaacccGCTAGCTTACAGGGattaaaagtgcatttaagcctataaatatttatttgagaaaACTTACATGATTGATCGCGCCATTTTGAGTTACATTCTGAGCATTGAATAATAATTTTCCTTGAATTAAATCATTTTTCGTTGTCCTCCGTATAGGAACGGTTTCTTGAGGACACCTAAATTTCTCAAGTACAAACTTATGCTTGATAGATGAATTTTGAAATCTTTTTTCAGTAATATTCTTTTCAAAAACTGGTTTtctctaaaaaaacaaaaacaaaaaaagaacatTGAAACAAAttgtataaataataaaaaatttgaaaataatacgcattaaattattttacctgtaatttgtgattttttaataaagGATGATCAAAAGCTGGTTGTTTGTTAATATCAACACAATCAACTATGTATCCTGACTTTGTCTATAAAAACcatagaaatgaaataaaaacaaaattgttaaaaaaatggATCAGATTAAACCAACTTAAACCACTAGTAAATTATGTGTAAATACATGAATACTCTTTATAGGAGACTTGTTAAGGGAGTTTAGTTGTCTCTCTAGTTCCAAATCCTCTTCATTCAACCCATTTGGCATACCATTATCTTTGTGCGCAATAATAATTGTCACCAAAcacataaccaaaaaaaaaatattgatcaTTTTTGACATTCTCTTTTAGCAAAGACTTAACTATATTAGATCCGAGTTTAGTATCATGCTTATTTATAGGCAGATGTTGAAGaacaaataaaacaatataataatttaatcaagataaaataaATGAGGACAATGATAtgtattgaataaattatttttttatttgttttgataaatGTTTCTTAATAACCTACTTTTTTTGTTtgacctttttattttattttttgaaataatctTTTTGAGATAAacatttcccttttttttttaatcaattgaaaaagtcataatttttcaatttttaaaagcaCTTACCATCTTAATATTTGTAGTTTTATATACAAACAAAAATTCAATGTATCAAACAAACTACATCTATTTTGTTAATTTCATACAAATTAAGAAAGACtagaaagtatatatatatatatatatatatatatatatatatatatatatatatatatatatatatatatatatatatatatatatatatatatatatatatatatatatatatatatatatatatatatatatatatatatatatatatatatatatatatatatatatatatatgacgactcaagtgagaacacttggttattatgaaaaatgaaaataattagtcacgaccattagattttgatttgttgattttaatgaacttaattggttttttttctatgatccttaatatatatatatatatatatatatatatatatatatatatatatatatatatatatatatatatatatatatatatatatatatatatatatatatatatatatgaggagggttatattgactccaagagtaagtgttcaacacttactccaaatcataaccattgattatcattaatccaacggttttaattaaagttttatatataaaatatttccaaaaataattagattaaatgatcaattaaaacctttagattaatgaaaatcaatggttatgatttggagtaaatgTGAGCacggtcgaccagttggtcaatagtcgttaatgttttctaatcctgttgtatttgatttgtgtatctaacacgatcgatactgtttgtctggttatttggttgtcgtaggacgatggttgcaggTAGGAATCATGATGCCATTGCTGAGGCGTTGAGGATGTTGGCTGGCTCCATTGGTCAGATTCCTCAAGCGAATGCTGGTAACTggaatggagatgatgatgagtaCCGTGCTTTGGGGagattccagaggaacaatccttctgtctttgagggtgagcatgaacctgataaagctcaagcttggctGAAGGCAATTGAGAAGATCTTCAGAGTCATGAACTGTACTGATGCTCAGAAagtacagtttggtactcataTGCTGGAGAAGGAAGTTGAAGATTGGTGGAACAACACTCTTCAGAGGTTTGAAGAAGATGGCATTGAGGTTACTTGGGGCCTTTTCTGTGATGTCTTCTTGGAGAACTATTTTCCGGAAGATTGTCATGGGAAGAAGGAGGTGGAGTTCCTTGAGTTGAAACAAGGAAGTGGTACTGTTGCTGTTTATGCTGCTAAATTTCaggagcttatcaagtattgtccccactacaatactgctaatGCTGAGAGATCTAAATgcttgaagtttgtgaatggcttgagacatgatatcaagaaggctattggttaccaacagattacccgttttactgaattggttaacaagagtcggatttatgatgaggatagtagagaGTGTGCTTCTTTCTACAAGAGTTTGAAAGGGAAAAATCAAgatcgtgggaaaccgtatgatgacaaGAGGAAACAAGATGGTTTTGGCAAGAAACCAAGTGGGGGAGGGTCTTCTACTCCATttaagtgcttcaaatgtggtgttgaaggtcatcgtgcTATTGATTGTGGTAAGGATCCTGTGACAtatttcaagtgtggcaagagtgGTCACAAAGCAATCAACTGTAGGACTGGTTCGAGtgtgacttgtttcaactgtggagagaaaggtcacattagtaccaaatGTGACAAACCAAAGAAGGAGCAGTCGAAGGGAAAAGTGTTCGCATTGTCTGGTGCGGAGGCCACTACTGATGAgaggctaatccaaggtacgtgctttattaatggtacacctttgattgccattattgatactggtgcaacacattctttcatttctttggattgtgctaaaagattgaatcttgtcttatctgatatgcgtagaagtatggttattgatacacctgatATGGGTTCTGTGTCTACTTCGTATGTATGTCTGAATTGTccgttgagtatctttggtagagattttgtgattgatttagtttgtcttcctttagaacagcttgatgtgattttgggtatgaattggttggaatttaatcgtgtgtatattaACTGTTTTGATAAGACAGTCATCTTTCCTGAGAATTGTGTTAaaaaagatttgtttttgtctgcTAAGCAAATTGATGAATCAGTGCAAGATGGAGCTGAATTGTTTATGTTGCTTGCAACCTTAGATATGCACGAGAAGAGAATCATCGAGGAATTaccaatagtttgtgattttgtggaggtatttcctgaagatataagtgatttaccgccggaacgagaggttgagttttcgattgatttagttcctggaactagtcccgTATCAATGGCTCCCTATAGAATGTCTGCCTCTGAGttaaaagagttgaagagtcaacttgaagatttgcttgagaagagatttattcgtcctagtgtatctctgtggggtgcacctgttctattggtcaagaagaaagaaggttctatgagattatgtgttgattatagacaattgaacaaagtgacaattaagaaccgatatccacttccgagaattgatgatttgatggatcagttggttggagcttgtgtgtttagcaagattgatttgaggtctgggtatcatcagattcgtgtgaaggcggaggatattcagaagactgcctttcggacgaggtatggtcattatgagtattcagttatgccatttggtgtgactaatgcgtctggtgtgtttatggaatatatgaatcgaATTTTTCACGAGTACTTAGACAAGTTTGTTattgtgttcattgatgatattctgGTGTATtccaagaatgaagaagagcatgctgagcatttgaagatTGTGTTGTCTGTGTGGAAAGAGAAGCAGctgtttgctaagctttctaagtgtgagttttggttgaaggaagtgagctttcttggacatgtgatttatAGTGATGGTATTTCGGTTGATCCCGTTAAGGTTGAAGCTGTATCTCAATGGGAGGCTCCGAAATCTGTTTcagagattagaagttttcttggtttggctggttattacaggaagttcattgagggttTTTCTAAGTTGTCGTTACCATTGATGcaattgactaggaagggtcaagctttcatttggacttcgcagtgtgaagcgaattttcaagagcttaagaaaaGATTGACTacggctcctattttgattttaccAGATCTGTTAGaaccttttgttgtgtattgtgatgcttctttgttgggtttgggaggtgttctaatgcaaaaaggacaagtggtagcttatgcttctaggcaacttaaagttcatgagaggaattatccgacgcatgatttagagttggccgccgttgtgtttgttttgaagctttggaggcattatttgtttggatcgagatttgaTGTGTTTATtgatcacaagagcttgaagtatttgtttgatcagaaagagttgaatatgaggcaaaggagatggttggagttcttgaaggactatgattttggtttgaactatCATCCTGGTAAGGCGAATGTTGTAGCTGATGCCTTGAGTAGGAAGTCATTGcacatgtctatgttgatggttcGAGAGTTTGACTTGTTAGAACagttcagagatttgagtttggtatgtgaagagaCTTCTAGTGGTgtgaagcttggtatgttgaagcttactagtaGTATTTTGGATGAGATTCGAGAAGGACAGAAATCTGATTTGTGTTTGGTCGATCAAtttacattgattaatcaaggtaaaggtggtgacatttggattgatgagaatggtatcatGAGGTGTCGtgatagagtttgtgttcctgatgttatgGACTTGAAGAGAAGGATTCTTGATGAAGGACATAGAagtagtttgagtattcatcctggtgctactaaaatgtatcaagatttgagaaaaatgttttggtggcaaggtatgaagaaggacatagcggaatttgtgtattcttgtttgacttgtcaaaagtcaaagattgaacatcaaaaaccgtctggtttgatgcaaccgttatctattcccgagtggaagtgggatagtatctctatggattttgtttcgggtttgccaagaacatcgagtaattgtgaggcgatttgggtcattgtggatcgGTTGActaaatgtgctcattttattccgatgaagatggattattcgatggagaggcTTGCTAGGttgtacatcgagaggattgtgtgCTTGCATGGTATCCCGTcgagtattgtttcggatagagatccgaggttcacttcgagattttgggaaggtttgcaaagttctttgggtacgaagttatgtttgagttcggcgtatcatccgcaaactgatggtcaaacggagaggactattcagtcgcttgaagatcttttaaggtcttgtgttttggaacaaggagggaattgggatagtttcttgcctttgatcgagtttacctataacaacagtttccattcgagtattggaatggcaccttttgaggctctttatggtaggaggtgtagaactcctctgtgttggtatgaatcgggagagagtgctgtggttggacccgaattgattcaagagactacggataagattaagatgattcaagagaagatgaaggcttctcagagtcgtcaaaagagttatcatgataagaggaggaaggctctcgagtttgagaaggatgatcatgtgttCCTTAGAGTTACGCCAATGacgggtgttggtagagctttgaagtcgcgtaagttgacgccgcgtttcattggtccttatcagatttcggAAAGGATTGGTGAAGTGGCATACcggattgcattgccaccgtctctttctaatcttcatgaCGTGTTCcacgtgtctcagttgaggaggtacattgcggatccatctcaTGTTGTTCAGTTAGACAATGTTCAAGTAAGAGACAATTTAACGATTGAAACATCGCCTATGAAGATCGAGGATCGGAAAGttaagaagcttcgtggtaaagAGATTGttttggtgaaagtgatatggggtggagtcgCCGATGGCAATATCACTTGGGagctcgaggataagatgaaggaatcgtatccgaATTTAttcgtttgaggtaattttcgaggccgaaaatcttttaagtgggggagagttgtaacgcccggaaaaaaataattattttcttaatttagtcatttgtgatgtttattgaaattttcgtgTTTTTGAGACggtttagtcggtattagttcgggatagcggattgatctttaatcgaaaattttaatatttttagtattagaaatattaatgagttaatatttagcgttttaggaattttccgagtaactaagatttgaccggaaatatgagacattgagttattagaggtttttagcagtatttattttattatactattttattatactattttatttaattttatttggtgtgttgattaattaattagttgttagataatataataattgattatattaattaatttggtgtatatgtttgtgtctatttaattgttggtgttatttaatttagtaattaaaatagaaataataaatactatatattttattgggcttAATTATTGATGTTCGGAGTAAATAGGGGGTGCTATAATTAGGCCCATATGGTATAGTTGG from Vicia villosa cultivar HV-30 ecotype Madison, WI linkage group LG4, Vvil1.0, whole genome shotgun sequence encodes the following:
- the LOC131596941 gene encoding protein neprosin-like, yielding MCLVTIIIAHKDNGMPNGLNEEDLELERQLNSLNKSPIKSIHTKSGYIVDCVDINKQPAFDHPLLKNHKLQRKPVFEKNITEKRFQNSSIKHKFVLEKFRCPQETVPIRRTTKNDLIQGKLLFNAQNVTQNGAINHFSRIYLSTVGSPYYGVSGTTSVWNPKVYKGQSSASSLYVRSGGGNDLNKISVGWHVFPELYNDDQTHLFSFWTSGKNGCFNMLCKGFIQVDRSYTFGGRVSKTSTYGGEIIEVPLQISRDNVGNWWLKVMDKDIGYFPAALFFILDGAEEVGFGGYTVTPAGTNSPTMGSGHKPDSDFTHASYFRFVKYLDIVRNHFDPLPFTVESYNDAPNCYGIANYKDKKRNQGYSLQFGGPGGNCNT